The following are from one region of the Mannheimia granulomatis genome:
- a CDS encoding epoxyqueuosine reductase QueH, translated as MTEQKQQPQEHIESVRARRRAQNQKKDPNTPFVREKLSLPNGHNKLLLHSCCAPCSGEVMEAIHASGIEFTIYFYNPNIHPMKEYLIRKEENIRFAEKWGIPFIDFDDDYENDRREWFQKAKGMEWEPERGIRCTMCFDMRFEKAAEYAHNNGFPVFTSCLGISRWKDMNQINDCGHRAAAKFDDVVYWDYNWRKGGGSQRMIEISKRERFYQQEYCGCVYSLRDSNKWRLETGRERIEIGKLYYSPD; from the coding sequence ATGACAGAACAAAAACAACAACCTCAAGAACATATTGAAAGCGTTCGTGCCCGTCGCCGTGCGCAAAATCAGAAAAAAGACCCGAACACCCCGTTTGTGCGTGAAAAGCTGAGTCTTCCGAACGGACATAACAAACTGCTGCTCCACTCCTGCTGTGCGCCTTGCTCGGGCGAAGTGATGGAAGCGATTCACGCCTCGGGAATAGAATTTACCATCTACTTCTACAACCCGAACATTCATCCGATGAAGGAGTACCTGATCCGCAAAGAGGAGAATATCCGCTTCGCCGAAAAGTGGGGCATTCCGTTTATCGATTTTGATGACGACTATGAAAACGACCGCCGTGAGTGGTTCCAAAAAGCCAAAGGTATGGAATGGGAGCCGGAGCGTGGTATTCGCTGCACCATGTGCTTCGATATGCGCTTTGAAAAAGCCGCCGAATACGCCCACAACAACGGCTTCCCTGTGTTTACCAGCTGTTTAGGCATTTCTCGCTGGAAAGATATGAACCAAATCAACGACTGCGGCCACCGTGCGGCAGCGAAATTTGATGATGTAGTTTATTGGGACTACAACTGGCGTAAAGGCGGCGGCTCGCAACGAATGATCGAAATCAGCAAACGTGAACGCTTCTACCAACAAGAGTATTGCGGCTGTGTCTATTCCTTACGTGATTCCAACAAATGGCGATTAGAAACAGGCCGTGAGCGAATTGAAATCGGCAAACTTTATTATTCGCCGGATTAG
- the mutM gene encoding bifunctional DNA-formamidopyrimidine glycosylase/DNA-(apurinic or apyrimidinic site) lyase has product MPELPEVETSVRGVEPYLVGQTIKRIIVRQPKLRWMVSPEIIAMQNAKIHAIERRAKYLIIRTTQGDILLHLGMSGSLGILKEAQQKEAGKHDHIDLVTENGTILRYNDPRKFGCWLWAEKAEEHELLRKLGPEPLSEAFTADYLFAKSRKKTTACKTFIMTNEVVVGVGNIYACESLFMAGIHPELAAQNLTQKQCERLVKVIKEVLTKAIIQGGTTLKDFIQPDGKPGYFAQVLQVYGRKGESCNDCGSTIEAKVIGQRNSFFCPNCQKLPK; this is encoded by the coding sequence ATGCCTGAATTACCCGAAGTTGAAACAAGCGTGAGAGGTGTAGAGCCTTATTTGGTGGGGCAAACGATAAAACGGATTATTGTTCGCCAACCTAAATTACGCTGGATGGTAAGCCCGGAAATTATCGCTATGCAAAATGCAAAAATCCATGCTATAGAAAGACGGGCTAAATATCTCATTATCCGAACTACTCAAGGCGATATTTTGCTGCATTTGGGCATGTCCGGCTCGCTGGGGATCTTAAAAGAAGCCCAACAAAAAGAAGCCGGAAAGCACGATCACATTGATCTTGTTACTGAAAATGGCACTATCTTGCGTTATAACGATCCACGCAAGTTCGGCTGTTGGCTTTGGGCAGAAAAAGCAGAAGAACACGAACTGCTGCGTAAACTAGGGCCGGAGCCACTCTCTGAAGCCTTTACGGCAGATTATCTATTTGCAAAAAGTCGCAAAAAAACGACCGCTTGCAAAACCTTTATTATGACTAATGAAGTGGTGGTTGGCGTAGGCAATATCTATGCTTGCGAAAGTCTGTTTATGGCGGGAATTCACCCCGAATTAGCAGCACAGAATCTGACTCAAAAACAGTGCGAACGCTTAGTAAAAGTGATTAAAGAAGTGCTAACCAAAGCAATTATTCAAGGTGGCACCACCCTAAAAGATTTTATTCAACCGGATGGAAAACCGGGCTATTTCGCCCAAGTGCTGCAAGTATATGGGCGAAAAGGTGAAAGCTGTAATGATTGCGGTAGCACGATTGAAGCCAAAGTGATCGGGCAGCGTAACAGCTTTTTCTGTCCAAACTGCCAGAAATTGCCGAAATAA
- a CDS encoding phosphoribosyltransferase family protein — protein sequence MGILGFRCFHCDRPLNVGIHGFCTSCQKLIKNRPYCGHCGMSLRENRQSCGYCLRNEPKWHKLVRVAEYQMPLSHWIHRFKFQSQYWLDQALSRQLLLAIKEAQRERGLVLPEVIMPVPLFWQRNWSRGFNQAALVSQWLAKWLQIPLDTQSLTRTRATTSQRELTAHERRKNLRGAFGYHPLKAYKRVAIVDDVITTGSTLNVICVELLKAGVEEIQVWTLARA from the coding sequence GTGGGGATATTAGGCTTTCGTTGTTTTCATTGTGATAGACCTTTAAATGTTGGAATCCATGGTTTTTGCACCAGTTGTCAGAAATTAATTAAAAACCGGCCTTATTGTGGGCATTGTGGAATGAGTTTGAGGGAGAACCGACAGTCTTGTGGTTATTGTTTACGAAATGAACCGAAATGGCATAAGTTAGTACGTGTTGCAGAGTATCAGATGCCCCTTTCTCATTGGATTCACCGCTTTAAATTTCAGTCTCAATATTGGTTAGATCAGGCTCTTTCTCGTCAATTACTGCTTGCGATTAAAGAAGCTCAGCGAGAAAGAGGGCTTGTTCTGCCGGAGGTGATTATGCCGGTGCCGCTATTTTGGCAGCGAAATTGGTCAAGAGGATTTAACCAAGCAGCATTGGTAAGTCAATGGCTGGCAAAATGGCTACAAATTCCGTTAGATACCCAAAGTTTAACCCGAACTCGTGCAACAACTTCTCAGCGTGAGCTAACAGCACACGAACGGCGAAAAAACTTACGTGGAGCATTTGGTTATCATCCTTTAAAGGCGTATAAACGAGTTGCTATTGTTGATGATGTGATCACCACAGGTTCAACGTTGAATGTGATTTGTGTCGAGTTATTAAAAGCGGGCGTTGAAGAAATACAAGTTTGGACATTAGCTAGAGCTTAA
- a CDS encoding Cof-type HAD-IIB family hydrolase: MNALKQPIKIVFFDIDDTLYVKHKTYIPASITEQVLPRLKAKGIIPAIATGRNHGCFPNALKPYLNPETGFELFVTINGQYNFYKDRIISDYSLSCEQIERIITKANELGIIYAFVTPMTIAVSDTNPIVHEAVLPITPNYLIDPDYHKKDSQEREAIVQMLLFYPESQKQAVENSGLFANDLKEARWHPYAVDILRKENSKARGIKDVLERLNIDIESSMAFGDGINDLEMLPTVGFGVAMGNGEPELKAVADFVTKPIEEDGILYALETLGVI; this comes from the coding sequence ATGAATGCACTAAAACAACCAATAAAAATTGTCTTTTTCGATATTGATGACACTTTATATGTTAAACATAAAACTTATATTCCGGCATCTATCACAGAACAAGTGCTACCTCGCCTAAAAGCAAAGGGTATCATTCCTGCTATCGCTACCGGACGAAATCACGGTTGCTTTCCCAATGCCCTAAAACCTTATCTTAATCCGGAAACCGGTTTTGAGCTTTTTGTTACTATTAACGGGCAATATAATTTCTATAAAGATCGGATAATCAGTGATTATTCATTAAGCTGCGAACAAATTGAGCGAATTATCACGAAAGCGAATGAATTGGGGATTATTTACGCCTTTGTTACACCAATGACAATTGCAGTTTCAGATACTAACCCCATCGTACATGAAGCAGTATTACCGATTACCCCAAATTATCTAATCGATCCTGACTATCACAAAAAAGATTCCCAAGAAAGGGAAGCCATAGTTCAGATGCTTCTATTCTATCCTGAAAGTCAAAAACAAGCGGTTGAAAATAGCGGACTTTTTGCAAATGATTTAAAAGAGGCTCGCTGGCATCCCTATGCAGTTGATATTCTAAGAAAAGAAAATTCAAAAGCCCGAGGCATAAAAGATGTATTAGAACGCCTCAATATTGATATTGAAAGCTCAATGGCATTTGGTGATGGTATTAATGATCTAGAAATGTTACCAACCGTCGGTTTCGGAGTTGCTATGGGAAATGGCGAACCTGAATTAAAAGCAGTGGCGGACTTTGTAACCAAACCGATTGAGGAAGATGGAATCTTATACGCCCTTGAAACCTTAGGAGTGATCTAA
- the ispB gene encoding octaprenyl diphosphate synthase: MTMRFSLEQIHALAREDMQAVNAEILAQLNSEVLLINQLGHYIIAGGGKRIRPLIAVLAARALNYTGKKHITAAAFIEFVHTATLLHDDVVDESNMRRGRPTANASFGNAASVLVGDYIYTRSFQMMTDLDSLRVLKVMSAATNALAEGEVQQLMNVNDPNTTEANYMRVIYNKTARLFEAATQCVAIAAGASEEIENALKAYGCYLGTAFQLIDDILDYSAQSESLGKNVGDDFVEGKPTLPLLHAMHAADKAGNIAQVELIRKAIENGGELEQIPDVLAIMAEYQSLDYAMQKAREEAQKAVDALAVLPESEYKQALISLAYLSVDRSY; encoded by the coding sequence ATGACAATGCGCTTTTCTTTGGAACAAATCCACGCTCTTGCTAGAGAAGATATGCAAGCAGTGAATGCTGAAATTCTGGCACAACTTAATTCGGAGGTTTTACTGATAAACCAGTTAGGGCATTATATTATTGCCGGCGGCGGTAAACGTATTCGCCCTTTAATTGCAGTATTAGCAGCCAGAGCATTGAATTATACGGGTAAAAAACATATTACTGCAGCGGCTTTTATCGAATTTGTGCATACTGCGACCCTTCTACATGATGATGTGGTGGACGAATCTAATATGCGTCGTGGCAGACCGACTGCGAATGCCTCTTTTGGCAATGCCGCAAGTGTGTTGGTAGGTGATTATATCTATACACGCTCATTCCAAATGATGACAGATTTAGATTCACTTCGAGTGCTAAAAGTCATGTCTGCGGCTACAAATGCTTTAGCAGAGGGTGAAGTTCAACAATTAATGAATGTAAACGATCCAAACACTACTGAAGCAAATTATATGCGTGTAATATATAATAAAACCGCACGTCTATTTGAAGCAGCTACTCAATGTGTTGCTATTGCAGCAGGAGCAAGTGAAGAAATCGAAAATGCGTTAAAAGCTTATGGTTGCTATTTAGGCACTGCATTCCAATTGATTGATGATATTTTAGATTACTCTGCCCAAAGTGAAAGTTTAGGTAAAAATGTAGGAGATGATTTCGTAGAAGGAAAACCAACCCTACCGTTACTACACGCAATGCACGCTGCCGATAAAGCCGGTAATATAGCCCAAGTTGAACTCATTCGTAAAGCTATTGAAAACGGTGGCGAATTGGAACAAATTCCCGACGTCTTGGCAATTATGGCAGAATATCAATCTTTGGATTACGCCATGCAAAAAGCCCGTGAAGAAGCCCAAAAAGCAGTAGATGCTTTAGCTGTATTACCGGAAAGTGAATATAAACAGGCTCTGATCTCACTGGCGTATTTGTCGGTCGATCGTTCATACTGA
- a CDS encoding virulence factor BrkB family protein encodes MLKRTFEFIKLFAKRYSENNIAISAGYLTYSTMLAIVPLIMVLFSMFTFFPVFNEATEQLKAFIYDNFAPSSGEMISEYIELFVSNSKKMGLVSIIGLFVVAIMLIKSIDETLNTIWHNSRKRSILISFLLYFAILIFGPLLAGASIAISTYVMSLAIFNGNGALSFSQYLLEFTPFLLIWLLFSLVYKFVPNTEVEFKHAAIGALLAAIFFTLGKQAFIWYITTFPSYQAIYGALAVLPIMIVWIQLSWQVVLLGGQFTAILKEIKEDKEYDDRLNSAG; translated from the coding sequence ATGTTAAAGCGGACTTTTGAATTTATTAAACTCTTTGCTAAACGTTACTCGGAAAATAACATTGCAATTTCAGCAGGTTATCTGACGTATAGTACAATGCTTGCAATTGTACCGTTAATTATGGTGCTGTTTTCAATGTTTACGTTTTTTCCTGTTTTTAATGAGGCGACCGAACAGCTCAAAGCTTTTATTTATGATAATTTTGCTCCAAGTTCAGGAGAGATGATTTCTGAATATATTGAGTTATTCGTGAGTAATTCGAAGAAAATGGGGCTTGTGAGTATTATCGGTCTATTTGTGGTGGCGATTATGCTGATTAAAAGCATTGATGAAACGCTTAATACCATTTGGCACAATAGTCGCAAGCGGTCGATTTTGATCTCTTTTTTGCTCTATTTTGCCATTTTAATATTTGGACCTTTACTTGCCGGTGCAAGTATTGCCATTAGCACTTATGTGATGTCGTTAGCGATATTTAATGGTAATGGGGCATTATCCTTTAGCCAATATTTATTAGAATTTACCCCTTTTTTATTGATTTGGTTATTGTTCTCTCTTGTGTATAAATTTGTGCCGAATACCGAAGTTGAATTTAAGCATGCAGCAATTGGGGCATTATTGGCGGCAATTTTCTTTACTTTAGGAAAACAGGCCTTTATTTGGTATATCACTACTTTTCCGTCTTATCAAGCCATATATGGTGCATTAGCCGTGCTGCCTATTATGATTGTGTGGATTCAATTAAGTTGGCAAGTGGTGTTACTTGGCGGTCAATTTACTGCTATTTTAAAAGAGATTAAAGAGGATAAGGAATACGATGATAGGCTTAATTCAGCGGGTTAA
- the rplU gene encoding 50S ribosomal protein L21 produces the protein MYAVFQSGGKQHRVSEGQVVRLEKLEIATGEKVEFDSVLMVVNGEDVKIGAPVLAGAKVVAEVVAQGRGDKVKIVKFRRRKHSRKQQGHRQWFTEVKITGIQA, from the coding sequence ATGTACGCAGTTTTCCAAAGTGGCGGCAAACAACACCGAGTAAGTGAAGGTCAGGTAGTTCGTTTAGAAAAACTTGAAATCGCAACCGGTGAGAAAGTTGAGTTTGACTCAGTGTTAATGGTCGTTAACGGTGAAGATGTTAAAATTGGTGCACCTGTATTAGCTGGTGCGAAAGTAGTGGCTGAAGTTGTAGCACAAGGTCGTGGCGATAAAGTTAAAATCGTTAAATTCCGTCGTCGTAAACACAGCCGTAAACAACAAGGTCATCGTCAGTGGTTCACAGAAGTGAAAATCACTGGGATTCAAGCATAA
- a CDS encoding DMT family transporter has protein sequence MKQQRPLLGFAFALITAIAWGTSPIATQQVMAVMNAQTLVWFRFLAAALGLLFILVFTKKLPNLAACRKKDFGLLILGVLGLSANFFLFAQALYYISPTTNQVLWLLAPFTMILLGVFLFNEKFGFFQKLGSSLLILGLIAFFNDKFSEILQLNTYTLGILFSIGASFVWVVYALAQKLLLAQFKAQQALMLIYFGCAITMFPFSAPLQITNIEGGFLWACFIFCCLNTVIGYGAYSEALNYWDTSKVSVVTTMLPIFTMIFSLIGHYFFPDIFVEPDMNWISYIGAFVVVTGAILAISGDKLFRRI, from the coding sequence ATGAAACAACAACGACCCTTATTAGGTTTTGCTTTTGCCTTAATTACCGCTATCGCTTGGGGAACTTCACCTATTGCGACACAGCAAGTAATGGCAGTTATGAATGCGCAAACGCTCGTTTGGTTTAGATTTCTAGCTGCTGCGTTGGGGTTGTTATTCATTTTAGTTTTTACAAAAAAATTACCAAACTTGGCCGCTTGTAGAAAAAAAGATTTCGGATTGCTCATTTTAGGGGTGCTGGGATTATCGGCGAATTTCTTTTTATTTGCACAAGCATTGTATTATATTTCTCCGACAACTAACCAAGTATTATGGCTGTTGGCACCTTTTACTATGATTTTACTTGGTGTATTTCTTTTTAATGAAAAATTTGGCTTTTTTCAGAAACTGGGTTCGAGCCTACTAATTCTGGGGTTGATTGCTTTTTTTAATGATAAATTCAGCGAGATTTTGCAGCTAAATACTTATACATTAGGGATTTTATTCAGTATAGGCGCAAGTTTTGTATGGGTAGTTTATGCTCTTGCCCAAAAATTGCTATTGGCCCAATTTAAGGCACAACAAGCATTGATGCTTATCTACTTTGGTTGTGCAATCACAATGTTCCCTTTTTCTGCACCCTTACAGATCACCAACATTGAGGGTGGATTTCTCTGGGCGTGTTTTATTTTTTGTTGCTTGAATACGGTAATTGGTTATGGCGCTTATAGTGAAGCACTTAATTATTGGGATACATCTAAAGTCAGTGTTGTAACTACTATGCTGCCGATTTTTACTATGATTTTTTCACTTATCGGTCATTATTTTTTTCCGGATATTTTTGTTGAACCTGACATGAATTGGATTAGCTATATAGGGGCTTTTGTGGTGGTGACCGGAGCCATTTTAGCCATTTCGGGCGATAAGCTATTTAGGCGTATTTAA
- the fabG gene encoding 3-oxoacyl-ACP reductase FabG, translating into MKKIALVTGATRGIGKAIAEELVAKGYTVIGTATSEKGAESISAYLGENGKGLVLNVADAESIDSVLKQIKESFGDIDVLVNNAGITRDGLLMRMKDDDWFDIIQTNLTSVYRLSKAVLRPMMKKGGRIISIGSVVGSMGNPGQTNYCAAKAGLVGFSKSLAKEVASRGITVNVVAPGFIATDMTDELNEDQRNAILSQIPAGELGSPQDIAKAVAFLASDDARYINGETIHVNGGLYMG; encoded by the coding sequence ATGAAAAAAATCGCATTAGTCACGGGTGCAACTCGTGGTATCGGTAAAGCGATTGCCGAAGAATTAGTCGCAAAAGGTTATACCGTAATCGGTACCGCGACTTCAGAAAAAGGTGCCGAGTCAATTTCTGCTTACTTAGGCGAAAACGGCAAAGGCTTAGTATTAAATGTTGCTGATGCAGAATCTATTGATTCAGTGTTAAAACAAATCAAAGAGAGCTTTGGTGATATTGATGTGTTAGTAAACAACGCCGGTATTACCCGTGACGGCTTATTAATGCGTATGAAAGATGATGATTGGTTCGATATTATCCAAACCAACCTCACTTCTGTTTACCGCTTATCCAAAGCTGTGTTACGCCCGATGATGAAAAAAGGCGGTCGTATTATCAGTATTGGCTCCGTGGTTGGCTCAATGGGTAACCCGGGTCAAACAAACTACTGTGCAGCAAAAGCCGGCTTAGTGGGCTTTTCAAAATCGTTAGCAAAAGAAGTTGCTAGTCGTGGCATTACGGTAAACGTGGTGGCACCGGGCTTTATCGCAACAGATATGACCGATGAATTAAACGAAGATCAACGTAATGCTATTTTAAGCCAAATCCCTGCAGGCGAACTCGGCTCACCACAGGATATCGCTAAAGCCGTAGCGTTCTTAGCTTCAGATGATGCTCGTTACATCAATGGTGAAACCATTCATGTGAACGGTGGTTTATACATGGGCTAA
- the fabD gene encoding ACP S-malonyltransferase, protein MSKFAMVFPGQGSQAVGMLADLAPQFPIIEKTFAEASEVLGYDLWNLVQNGTAEDLGQTQRTQPALLAASVALYRVWQEKFPEQKPAVMAGHSLGEYSALVCAGVLNFQDAIKLVELRGNAMQQAVPAGSGAMFAIIGLDNEAIIKACEQAASETGEIVSAVNFNSPGQVVIAGTKAAAEKAGELCKAAGAKRALPLAVSVPSHCALMKPAAEKLATALQNITLNQPLVPVINNVDVAVETNAEAIRNALVRQLYSPVRWTETVEKMAQDGVTTLYEIGPGKVLTGLTSRIVKELNAKAVNDVASFEGIEA, encoded by the coding sequence ATGTCAAAATTCGCAATGGTTTTCCCAGGACAAGGCTCACAAGCTGTTGGTATGCTTGCTGATCTTGCACCACAATTTCCTATCATAGAAAAAACATTTGCTGAGGCAAGTGAGGTTTTAGGCTATGATTTATGGAATTTAGTACAAAACGGGACAGCTGAAGATTTAGGTCAAACTCAACGCACACAGCCGGCTTTATTGGCAGCGTCGGTTGCCCTTTATCGTGTATGGCAAGAGAAATTCCCTGAGCAAAAACCGGCAGTAATGGCTGGCCATAGCTTAGGTGAATATTCCGCATTAGTGTGTGCCGGCGTGTTAAATTTCCAAGATGCAATCAAATTAGTCGAATTGCGTGGTAATGCAATGCAACAAGCTGTTCCTGCTGGCAGCGGTGCGATGTTTGCGATTATAGGCTTGGATAATGAGGCGATTATTAAGGCGTGTGAGCAAGCAGCAAGCGAGACCGGTGAAATTGTGTCGGCAGTAAACTTCAACAGCCCGGGGCAAGTGGTAATCGCCGGCACGAAAGCCGCAGCGGAAAAAGCAGGCGAATTATGTAAAGCAGCTGGAGCAAAACGTGCTTTACCACTCGCCGTAAGCGTGCCTTCACATTGTGCATTAATGAAACCGGCGGCAGAAAAATTAGCAACCGCTTTGCAAAATATCACCCTAAATCAACCGCTTGTACCGGTTATCAATAACGTGGATGTTGCAGTTGAAACTAATGCAGAAGCAATTCGCAACGCATTAGTGCGCCAACTGTATAGCCCTGTTCGCTGGACGGAAACGGTCGAGAAAATGGCTCAAGACGGTGTTACCACTTTATACGAAATCGGGCCGGGTAAAGTATTGACAGGCTTAACAAGCCGTATTGTAAAAGAATTGAATGCTAAAGCAGTGAATGATGTGGCAAGCTTTGAGGGTATTGAGGCTTAA
- the brnQ gene encoding branched-chain amino acid transport system II carrier protein has translation MTRNTLVVGFLLFAIFFGAGNLIFPPKLGFESGAEFASAISGFVLTGVGLPLLGIVVSAFYNGGYKSALDKIHPYFSLIFLISIYLAIGPFFAGPRTAATAYEMALMPFLGESSQLSMLIFTLVYFILTLWLAINPTKVVDRIGAVLTPILLIAIIALVVRASMILTGDSPLATTQPTEQSYFFKGMVDGYLTMDALASLAYSVIVLHAIRGKSTSQASLQRQTVAAGLVAAVALAVIYIGLGWIGNNIPMSAETLAMLAEKKLDMGTYILNTITTQAFGELGRAVLGIIVSLACLTTAVGLAVSVSEYFNEIFPKISYKVYAILFTVISFIIANQGLKEVISKSIPVLLVLYPIAMTIIFMLLINLVIKLPLTAQRLSLLLVTVVAIASVAGVGFTESLPLKAYSMEWLPFAVIGCVVGAILHPLISRKA, from the coding sequence ATGACTAGAAATACCTTAGTGGTCGGCTTTTTGCTGTTTGCCATTTTTTTCGGGGCGGGGAATTTAATCTTTCCGCCAAAATTGGGCTTTGAAAGCGGTGCGGAATTTGCATCTGCTATTTCAGGTTTTGTATTAACAGGTGTCGGTCTTCCGTTATTAGGCATTGTGGTTAGCGCATTCTATAATGGTGGCTATAAATCAGCGCTAGACAAAATCCACCCCTATTTTTCGCTGATTTTCTTAATTTCTATTTATCTGGCAATCGGACCATTTTTTGCCGGACCTCGTACTGCGGCAACTGCATACGAAATGGCCTTAATGCCGTTTTTAGGGGAATCAAGCCAACTTTCCATGCTGATTTTTACCCTGGTTTATTTCATCCTTACCCTTTGGTTGGCAATTAATCCGACTAAAGTGGTCGATCGAATTGGTGCAGTACTTACCCCAATTTTACTCATCGCTATCATTGCCTTAGTGGTACGGGCAAGCATGATTTTAACTGGTGACAGCCCATTAGCAACGACTCAACCGACTGAGCAATCTTACTTCTTTAAAGGCATGGTGGATGGCTATCTTACTATGGATGCGCTTGCTTCATTAGCCTACTCAGTGATTGTACTCCATGCCATTCGAGGAAAAAGCACTAGCCAAGCCTCACTACAAAGACAAACCGTTGCCGCAGGCTTAGTGGCAGCAGTAGCTCTTGCGGTAATTTATATTGGATTAGGCTGGATTGGGAATAACATTCCTATGAGTGCAGAAACGCTGGCAATGCTTGCTGAAAAAAAATTGGATATGGGAACCTATATTCTCAATACCATTACTACCCAAGCTTTTGGTGAACTCGGACGCGCTGTATTAGGTATTATCGTTTCCCTTGCTTGCTTAACAACTGCTGTAGGTTTAGCAGTATCAGTAAGCGAATATTTCAATGAGATTTTCCCGAAAATATCTTATAAAGTCTATGCAATACTCTTTACTGTTATTAGCTTTATTATCGCAAACCAAGGCTTAAAAGAGGTTATTAGCAAATCTATTCCAGTGTTATTGGTGCTCTATCCGATTGCGATGACTATCATTTTTATGCTGTTAATTAATTTAGTGATTAAGCTGCCTCTTACCGCACAACGCCTATCACTTTTATTGGTAACAGTTGTTGCGATTGCCTCGGTTGCCGGTGTAGGATTTACTGAGAGTTTACCACTGAAAGCCTATTCTATGGAGTGGTTACCTTTTGCCGTTATTGGTTGCGTAGTTGGAGCAATACTGCACCCACTTATCAGCAGAAAAGCATAA
- the dtd gene encoding D-aminoacyl-tRNA deacylase, with protein MIGLIQRVKWAKVEVENQIVGEIKHGLLVLLGVEQDDDEAKADKLLEKVLNYRVFSDEQGKMNLNVQQAGGSLLVVSQFTLAADTNKGLRPSFSKGAKPMDAERLYNYFHQQAKQKIHTQTGQFAADMQVSLQNDGPVTFWLQV; from the coding sequence ATGATAGGCTTAATTCAGCGGGTTAAATGGGCGAAAGTAGAAGTAGAAAACCAAATTGTGGGTGAAATTAAACATGGTTTATTGGTCTTACTTGGTGTTGAACAAGATGATGATGAGGCGAAAGCAGATAAACTGCTGGAAAAAGTACTAAATTACCGTGTTTTTTCAGACGAGCAGGGCAAAATGAACCTCAACGTTCAGCAAGCCGGCGGCAGTTTGCTGGTGGTTTCGCAATTTACGCTCGCAGCCGATACTAACAAAGGTTTACGCCCAAGTTTCTCTAAAGGTGCAAAACCTATGGATGCCGAGCGTTTATACAATTATTTTCATCAACAAGCCAAGCAAAAAATCCATACGCAAACAGGGCAATTTGCTGCTGATATGCAAGTAAGTCTACAAAATGACGGTCCGGTAACTTTTTGGTTACAGGTTTAG
- the rpmA gene encoding 50S ribosomal protein L27, with protein MATKKAGGSTRNGRDSEAKRLGVKRFGGESVLAGSIIVRQRGTKFHAGTNVGMGKDHTLFATVDGKVKFEVKGEKSRKYVSIIAE; from the coding sequence ATGGCAACTAAAAAAGCTGGTGGTTCAACTCGTAACGGTCGTGATTCTGAAGCTAAACGCCTTGGTGTTAAACGTTTCGGTGGTGAATCTGTATTAGCAGGTAGCATCATTGTTCGTCAACGTGGTACTAAATTCCACGCAGGTACAAATGTAGGTATGGGTAAAGACCACACTTTATTTGCAACTGTAGACGGTAAAGTTAAATTTGAAGTGAAAGGCGAAAAGAGCCGTAAATACGTGAGCATTATTGCTGAGTAA